From Methanobrevibacter olleyae:
CAAAATGATCCTAAAGTTCAAGATGCAACTGATGAATTATACAAAGCAGAGCATAGTAAAGGATATATCAGCGACCATATTGAAAAATATGCAGGTAAAAGAGTTGCATATATCAGAGATGAAATTAAAGCAGATATGATAGAAGCAGGTAGTGCAGATATTATGTATGACTTTGTAGAAAGACCTGTAATTTGTAGATGTGGTAATAAATGTGTTGTTAAAGTTATGGATGATCAATGGTTCATGAGATACAGTGATGAAGAATGGACAAATAAAACCCAAAAACTCCTTGCTCAAGAAACAATTATTCCAGAAGAAATTAGGTCTAACTTTGAATACTACCTTGACTGGTTAGATGATTGGGCATGTTCTAGAAGAGTAGGTCTTGGAACAAGAGTGCCATGGGATGAACAATGGTTAATTGAGCCACTTACAGATTCTACTATTTATATGTCTTACTATTCTATTGCTAAATATCTTAAAGATATGAACCCTAAAGACTTAAATGAAGCATTCTTTGAGAAAGTCTTTTTAAATGTAGATAGTGATGAAATTACAGTTGCACCTGAAATTGTAGAAGAAATTCAAAGGGAATTTAATTACTGGTATCCTCTTGATTGGAGATTATCTGCAAAAGACTTAGTAGGTAACCATTTAAGCTTTTTAATGTTTACACATGCAGCTATTTTCCCTGAAGAAAAATGGCCAAAAGGTACTGTTGTATTTGGTATGGGATTACTTGAAGGAAATAAAATGTCCTCATCAAAAGGTAATGTAATTCTCCTTGCAGATGCAATTGAAGAATACAGTGCAGATGTGGTAAGGCTCTTCTTAATGGCATCAGCTGAACCATGGCAAGACTTCGATTGGAGAGAAAAGGAAGTAAAAGGAACTCAAAGACGTTTAGAATGGTTTAGAGAATTTGCACAAAATGTAGAAGATATTAAAGGAGCTAAATTAAGCTTATCCAATATTGAAGAAGTTGCTCTTGAACGTATTATTGATAAATGGATGATCAATCAATTAAACATCCATATCAAAGCAGCTACTGAAGCACTTGAAGTATTCCAAACTAGGCAAGCTTTACAACATGCTCTATTCTTATTAAAAAAAGATTTGGACCATTATATGTACAGAGTTAAAGACCTTCTTAGAAAAGAAGACCCTGCTGTAGTCTATGTACTTTCCACTGTTTTAAGTAACTGGATTAGATTACTTGCCCCTTTTACCCCACACACCTCAGAAGAACTTTGGAGTAAATTTGGTGGGGAGGGATTTGCATCCTTTGCAGAGTGGCCTAAATATGATGAAGAACTTATCAGCGAAGAAATCGAAAGATCTGAATCCCTTGTTCAAAATACTGTTAAGGATATTAATGAAATTAAGAACATTGTAGATACAGAACCTGAGAAAATACATATTTACCTATCTCCTGATTGGAAATGGGACTTATACAAAATAGCTGATGAAGTTGGAAAACCTGATATCGGTCAAATAATGGGTAAAGCAATTGGCAAAAACATCTATGACAATAAAAAAGAAATAGCTAATCTAGCTAAGAAGATCTCAAGAGAAATGACCAAAACAAGATACATCGGTAAAATCGATGAAGCCACCATCTTAAATGATGCAAAAGATTTCATTGAAGCAGAAACAGAAGCAGAAATAATTATCCATACCGATGATAGCTACGATCCACAAAATAAGGCAAAAAATGCAATGCCTTATAAACCAGCTATATTTATGGAATAGTCCTAAGTCTTTCCAAGCTTCATGGACTTTAGTCCATAGAACCTTGAGCAAAAATTTTTTAATGCTTGTTAGAACATTGCAAAATAAAAATAAGAATAAAATAAGAATAAAATAAATAAAAATAAAATAAAAAATAATATTTAATAGCTATTTTTTAATAGCTAACCTTTTTCCTTTTTTTAAAGTTTATCATATTAAAAAGCTCTGAGCTATCTTTTAAGCTCTAAATAAAAAATTATTATAATAATACTTTGTCAATGGACTCTTTACAAATTTTTAAAGATTTTTCAAGCTCTTCTTTAGTTATTACTAAAGGTGGATTAAAGTACATAACATTACCTAAAGGCCTAAGCATTAAGCCTTGTTTTAATGCTTCCCTATAGATTTTATAACCTATCCTTTCTCTTGAATCAAAGTCTTTTTTAGAGTCTTTATCTTCAACTAATTCTATAGCATTAATCAAACCCATTTGACGAATCTCCCCTATATTTGGATGACTGTCAAATATTTCATGGAAACGATTATTTAGCCAAATTGCCTTTTCATTAGCTTTTTCAATTATCTTATCCCTTTCCATAATCTTTAAAGTTGCATTTGCTACACTTGCAGCTAAAGGATTACCTGCATAAGTATGACTATGCATAAAAGCTACATTATCAGTGAAATCTCCATAAAACCCATTATAAATCTCATCAGTACTTGCACAAACAGCCATTGCCATATATCCATTAGTTAAACCTTTTGAAATGCACATTATATCTGGACTTATACCTGCATGATCAACTGCAAACATTTTACCAGTTCTTCCGAAACCTGTTGCTATTTCATCTGCAATCAACAATACATCATACTTATCACAAATGGCTCTTAATTTTTTAAGGTATAATGGTGGATAAATCTTCATTCCAGCACTACCTTGAATTAAAGGCTCAATTATCATGGCACAAGTTTCATGACCATATTTAGAAAATTGCTCTTCTGCATCTTCAAAACATTCACAATCACAGCTATCCCTATTTTTATTATGCTGACATCTATAACAATCTGGAGCTTGTATTTTAATTGTATCAATCATTATTGGTTCGAATACCTTAGAATAGTCATCAAGAGCTCCTACTGATAAAGCTCCTAAAGTTTCTCCATGATAAGCATCTGTAAAACACATAAAACGTGTTTTATACTCTTTTCCATTTTGTCCACAATACTGAAAAGCCATTTTTAATGCACATTCAACAGATGCTGAGCCATTATCAACAAAACTAAATTTATTTAGTCCTTTAGGCATTACTTTAATAAGGCGCTCTGATAATTCTATAATAGTTTTATGAGAAAAATTAGCAAAAAGAACATGATCTAACTTATTTACTTGTTCTTTAAGTGCATCATTAACTTCATCATTACAATGGCCAAGTAAATTACACCACCAAGAGCTTATGATGTCTATATACTCCTTTCCATCAACATCAACTAATTTCACTCCTTTTCCATGATCAATTACAATTGGTGGGAAATCTTCATAATCCTTCATCTGAGAAGCAGGATGCCAAATATGGGCTAAATCCTTTTCAACACATTTTTCACTTTTATTCATCATATTAAAACCTTATATTTATTCATCATATTAAAACATTATAACTTAGAAAAAATAATTTGAAAATTTAATAAATTATTTATAACAACATTTTTAAATATAAATTCTACATTATAAGATTAAACTTTATATTTAATAAATTTTTAATTTTTCTAATTGAATTAAAAGATCTTTCTAATTGAATTAAAAAATTTTTCTAATTGAATTAAAAGATCTTTCTAATTGAATTAAAAAATCACTTTGTTGAAATCCTTTTTCACTTGAAATTGAACATCGACTAAAAAAATTTTCAAGTTAGTTAAATTGAATATAAAGTTTTAAAAATACTTTAAATTTAGTTAAACTTGAAATACTACTTAAAATTAAAAAATAATAAATATTAAACTATATCTACTAAAAAATGAGAATAAATATTAACATATTAAATATGCCAAAATAATATTTTCTGATTATTACAGTAATATTATGCAATAATTCATAAAAAAAGCGAAAAAGTTACATAAAATCACAGATTGCAATCGATTTTGACACTCGATTATTATTGGCTGTAGAATCTCAAAGGTCCAAAACATGATGTCTATGATTTTTGAAAAGATAATAATAGTTATTAATTCAAATAAAGCTTTTAACATCATAAACCCATTTTGATGCATAATATACACAGGCCAATTCAATTAATAGGAGATAAGGACTTCAACAGAGCCTAAAAATAAGTAAAAAATTTAAAATTTTAATGCCTTTGACAATAAATCAGATTTTTGATATTTTTCTTATTTTATTTATTTAGGCTTATTTTGAAATTATTTCTAGTTTTAAACCGTCCTATGTTTTTATTTTTTAGTGATTTTGAATGTATTACTTTTTTTATTAATTTAGAAATTTAGTAATACTTTAAAAAGATTTATTAATAATTAAATTTAGAAATTTATACAATAAACATTAGTCCCATTATTAGACAATTATGTTGAAGTGGTTTTATGTTCAAAAATAGTGAAAAAATATTATTAATATTTATAATAATAGGATTAATCACTATTTCATCAAATATTGCTTTTGCTCAAAGTGTTGATGAAACTAATATAGCGATTGATGATAGTCAATTAAGTCCTATTGATGCAGTTATAGATAATGATAATATTGATGATTATCAAATTAACGAAAATGACAATACTAATCAGCTAAGTATCAAAAATGAGAATACTAATAATTTAAGTATTGAAAATGAAA
This genomic window contains:
- the leuS gene encoding leucine--tRNA ligase yields the protein MTNNEIEKKWQKIWRDNELFQSDPNEKEKLFITVAYPYPSGAMHIGHGRTYTVPDVYARFKRMEGYNVLFPMAWHVTGAPVIGIADRIKRKDPWTLDLYERVHKVPHDTLSKLEDPEYIVKYFSNEYHTVMDDMGYSIDWRREFRTIDPSYKKFIRWQVKKLKSLGLIKQGEHPVKYCPHDENPVGDHDLLEGEGVGVNELTLIKFEVDSRQYIVPATFRPETIFAATNVWLNPEVHYIEVEVKSGINKGEKWIISNEAFLNLSNQHDLEILRDIDPKPLIGKYVKNPLNGEDLPIFPASFVDPEYGSGTVFSVPAHAPADYIALRDLKENEDLIEEFDIADEVAKAKPINVVTVKGYGEFPAVELIEKMGIKNQNDPKVQDATDELYKAEHSKGYISDHIEKYAGKRVAYIRDEIKADMIEAGSADIMYDFVERPVICRCGNKCVVKVMDDQWFMRYSDEEWTNKTQKLLAQETIIPEEIRSNFEYYLDWLDDWACSRRVGLGTRVPWDEQWLIEPLTDSTIYMSYYSIAKYLKDMNPKDLNEAFFEKVFLNVDSDEITVAPEIVEEIQREFNYWYPLDWRLSAKDLVGNHLSFLMFTHAAIFPEEKWPKGTVVFGMGLLEGNKMSSSKGNVILLADAIEEYSADVVRLFLMASAEPWQDFDWREKEVKGTQRRLEWFREFAQNVEDIKGAKLSLSNIEEVALERIIDKWMINQLNIHIKAATEALEVFQTRQALQHALFLLKKDLDHYMYRVKDLLRKEDPAVVYVLSTVLSNWIRLLAPFTPHTSEELWSKFGGEGFASFAEWPKYDEELISEEIERSESLVQNTVKDINEIKNIVDTEPEKIHIYLSPDWKWDLYKIADEVGKPDIGQIMGKAIGKNIYDNKKEIANLAKKISREMTKTRYIGKIDEATILNDAKDFIEAETEAEIIIHTDDSYDPQNKAKNAMPYKPAIFME
- the bioA gene encoding adenosylmethionine--8-amino-7-oxononanoate transaminase produces the protein MMNKSEKCVEKDLAHIWHPASQMKDYEDFPPIVIDHGKGVKLVDVDGKEYIDIISSWWCNLLGHCNDEVNDALKEQVNKLDHVLFANFSHKTIIELSERLIKVMPKGLNKFSFVDNGSASVECALKMAFQYCGQNGKEYKTRFMCFTDAYHGETLGALSVGALDDYSKVFEPIMIDTIKIQAPDCYRCQHNKNRDSCDCECFEDAEEQFSKYGHETCAMIIEPLIQGSAGMKIYPPLYLKKLRAICDKYDVLLIADEIATGFGRTGKMFAVDHAGISPDIMCISKGLTNGYMAMAVCASTDEIYNGFYGDFTDNVAFMHSHTYAGNPLAASVANATLKIMERDKIIEKANEKAIWLNNRFHEIFDSHPNIGEIRQMGLINAIELVEDKDSKKDFDSRERIGYKIYREALKQGLMLRPLGNVMYFNPPLVITKEELEKSLKICKESIDKVLL